The Filimonas lacunae genomic sequence TTACAGGGTCTGCCACACATCCACTATGGGTGTACGTAAACTTAGTAGAAAAAGCATCTTTTACCACTATATCCATCAGCAAATGCTCGGTATTATTACAGTTATCAATACTCGGATGCGTGGCACTAATGGTAAAACGGAATGTACCTACCGCGTTAATAGCATAATTGCCTGGTAACTCATAGCGGTAATAGGTTAAACCATTCACCACCTGGGTAGCAGCAGGCACCGGGGCATTATCCGTAACATCCGTATTAGGCGTCATATCTGCTATCTCGCTCAGGTGCCAAACCATTTTAGTGGGTTGGTAAGCCATTAACACAGATAGTTTCATAGGTGTGCCCTTACAGGTAAATGTATTTACCACATCGGCATCCGCTTCGGTATTGTGTATTCCTAATATACCACTGAGGTTATTAATTTTAGTGCCGGCATTATAAGCATAGCTATCATAGCTACCTAACCCGTAAGTAACAGCTGTGAAGTTAGAATCGCTTTGTACAATACACTGGGCTTTTGCCGCATCCCAGCGCTGCACCACCACCGTATAGCCTGCCAGATTAGGATGCGGATAAGTATAGGAGAAGCTTTTACTGCCATCAATAGTAAGGGAAGAAACCCCGGCAGTAGGAATCACCAATGTTAAGTAATTCACCGTTACCACCGCTTCTGTGTTACGGTAAAAACCAACGTGGTTAATAGCCTGTTCTATCGGGCTGATATACACCATTTCCGGATCGCCCAACCCTGTATAACCACATCCTACATTGCCAACCGTAGAACCGGCCGAAGGCATGTATTGTGTTACCAGCACAGGTTTGTCTGATTCAATATAATCTGCTGATGAACTATTGAATTCGTAATAAAAGTTATTGATTAACCCGGTTAAAACAACACCATTCTTCTTTACCACCGTGGTGGGGTCTTTTACCGCTACCCGGAAAATAGACGGATTGAGTGTTGCCGCATTGCCGCTTGCTGAAAAAGGAGCAGTGAGATAACGCTTACCCCAGGCCTGGATGGGAAAAATTTGCTGAATAAGGTTATCGCCGGTACCCGCCGTACCGTTACAACTAATAGAAGTTAAACTGCTTCCGGCAAAAACGCCTATAGGAAAACATTCATTATCGTTATTGGCAATAGATCTCACCTTGGTTCCGGTTAAGTCGTAACCGCTGGTGCTGTTTTTAGCAGCACCTACCACCTGGTAAATCTGCCCTTTATTTAATACGGCGGTAAAAGAAGCGCCTGCTGCTTTTCCACCTCTTAACGGAACGGAAGGAGTTATTTCTACTACTGTTTTGTCATGATCGGCAACAATAAACAACCAGGAGAAACAACCGGTTCCACTGGCAATGCCCTGTAATATCTGCTGACTGTTTACCGATAAATAAGTATATCCCCACGATTCAACAGGCATTAACATGGTAGCACCTGATGATGCCGCCCCGCTGATATGGGCATAGGCCACAATAGGGACATCGCTGGTAATATGAATAGATTTATTGAACAGGCCATCTGTACCCTGCCCGCCATAAGAAACCGGTAAATCGTACAGCCTGCATTCCCCATTCCCGGTTTTAGGCATGGGATCAGAAGCAATTACTGTGTTAGCAGCTACATAGTAAGATTTGGATACAGAAATGCCGTCACGCCCTTTTGTGGTTACTATTACGTTGGCATTTTCCTCTGCACTAAAATACAACACCATTTCCTGGCTGTTATCCTGGCCCAACTCCATAAAGTAGTGAAGGCCGTAGCCTGTCCAGAAATCTCTACCCTTATTAGTAAAGTTCTGCGACAGGCTACTTCCAAAACTTAGTACAAACAACAATACTATACACAGCTTTCTCTTCATAATTCACTTACTGTTTGCCGGTGCTACCTTACCAGGTTCACCGAGCCTTTTTTAGTGATACTGCTGCCATCCACTAATACTATGTTGGCAACGTACATATAAACACCCGATGGCTGAATTTGTCCTTTATAGTCGCCTTTCCATCCTTCTTCTTTATTGTTGGTTTCAAAAATCTTTTCGCCCCACTGGTTAAATATGGCCAGGTGCATAGAGCTGATAACACCACCACGAATAATAAATACATCGTTTAATCCGTCGCCATTCGGTGTAAAGCCGGTTGCGGCGAATATCTGATCCATGATAGTGGCGCCCGTTACAGCTGTTGAAGTGGCGTTACGGCATGGTAATGCCGCTATGGCTCTTACCAGTATGGTCACTTCTTTTCCTGGCAGTAAGCCAGCCACTGTATGCGTTAAACCAGTGCTTCCGGATGAAGGCGTAGTCCAGGTAGCTCCACCATCTATAGACACTTCATATCCTATAGCATCGGTAACAGACGCCCATGCAAACCTTACTACATTCACACCAGCCGAATCCACTATTACTACTGGTATAGCAAGCGTTGCAAAGCTGGTCACCACCAAACGTAATCTTGGAGCAGTTGTACAACCATTGGTATTCACCGCTTCGAGATAGATATAGGTGTTAGTGGCCGGAGCTGCAAAGCTGTAGGTAGCACCGGTATGTACAGGCGCACCACCCGTTTCGGCAGCATACCAATTGTAGGTAACTCCGGTAGCCGGCGCTGTTACAGCAAATGAAACAGTGCTGTTGCTACAGGTTGCCACAGAATCATTATCCACCGCTAACTGCACTTCTGGTTTTACGGTTACATTGTTAGCAGCATCTGCCACACAACCATCTTCCGAAATAGCCAGCAGTTTCACTGCGTAGGTAGTATCTGCTGTAATAGTGTTGTTTATTAACTGGTAAGCAGGCTCCTGCTCTGTCAGCACCGTATCGTTGATATTCCATTTCCAGTATTTCACCGGAGAATTACTTTCGTTAGATGCCGTTGGATGGAAGTAAGCAATATCGCTTTGACAACCGGTGTAATTCACCGTGAAACTTACCTGTGGCTTACCTTTTACAGTAACAGGCAATTTGGTTTGCGCCGTGTGGTTACAGCTGCCAATGCTGCTGTGTTCAAACGATACCGGTATTTTGTATACGCCGGTTTGAGAGAATACATATTCACCAGGTAAAGAGTATGCATAGTAGGTTTTACCATCTATTACGGTGGTAGAGTCTTCTACCGGGCCGTATTGCACCACATCTGCTGCCGGTGTAATATTAGTGATCTCACTTAATTTCCAGGTAAGTACATCAGGCTTCACGGCCAAGCGTATGCTTATGTGGAACGGCGTTCCTACACAAGTATAGGCACTGTAATTACCACTGGAATCGTACACGTTGGTAATGCCTGGCATGGTTTGCAGATTGTTGATGACTGCACCCACCGTATAAGAATAAGCGCCACCGTAAATAGATCTGCCCAATAACATGGCCTGTACAGGATAAGTGCTTCTGATACTATCTACAGCATCAGCTCCCACCCATCTTTTTACAACTACCGTATATCCGGGCTTGTTAGGATGCGGATAAGTGAGATCGAACGTGTTGCTGCCATCAATAAACAGGCTGCTTACACCTTCCGTAGGCACAATTACGTTTAAGTAGTTGTCAGCAATATTATTGTTGCCTTTCATTCTTACAAACTCCGCCTTGCGAATGCCTTGATTCAGTGGTACCAGCACGGTCATATCCGGCATGGTTGACTGAATATTACACTCATAGTTATCAGAAGCCATCATTTGTGTAACCATCACTGGCTGGCTGGCTTCTATATAATCAGCGGTACTGCTTACATGGGTATAGTAACCATTTTCCAGCGTGCTTTGTACCACACCATTCACCTTCACAATAGTAGTTGCATCTTTTACCGCAATACGGTACACCGTAGGCAGCCCTACCGCAATATCATCCCTGCTGGGCAATGGCGCAGTAAGGTAGCTGGTTCCCCAGGCCTGTACCGGCGTATTTTGCACCCACATATAATCGCTGAACGGTGGTGTAAAGTAGCTATCCGGATTACACACATTCACAAACCCATCGTACGCACCGGAGAATACCGCTACCGGCGCACAGCTGCCATCCGTATTAGTAATAGCCCTGATTTTAGTACCGGATAAATCAAATCCTTCAAAGGCTGACTTGGCTGCACCCCATAAGGTATATATTTCTCCTCTTTGCAAAGTAACCGCAAATGGCACACCCGCTTTACGGCCTGCATAAGTAGGCACCGATGGGGTAATTTCCACTGTGGTGTTATCGTAATCGGCAATTACCGATATCCAGGTATGATCTCCGCCAATAATATTTTGCTTATAAATAGTAGGATAATATTCGTATCCGTAAATACCCGCCGGCATCAACATGCTGGCCCCCATGCCCTGACCTCTGGCATAAGCATAAGCTGCAACCGCTACATTACTTTCAATACTGATGCCCCTGTCAGACCAGCCTTCGCCTGTAAGCAGCGCGCTGCTGTTGCCGGAGTTGGGAATGGCATCGGTAAGCACAAACGTATGGGCAGGTACATGGTAATTACGTATCCAGGTAGTGCCATTGATTTTAACTACAATGTCAGCGTCTGTATCGGCACCACCTACATACACGTTTAAGGAGTCTATTTCAGCACCCAGTGCATAAGGTACCCAAAAACGCGTACCCATGTTAGAGCTATCTGTTCTTACACTGTCTACATCTGCATAAGGGCTCTTAATAGAAGCATTGGTTAAACCAGAATATTTATCCAGGAAGGAAAGATTATCTGCCGAAATAACATTCGCGTCAATATCCACGCTGCTGTTGGCTTCCACACTCCATACATTGGCTGCATCTGTTTTACCAAACCGGATTCTTGATTCGTTATCAATATAACCTCTCCACGAAGCAAAATAAGGTTGCTTAATAGAATAGCTATACGCTCCCGCAGCAGGCACATCTGCATCTACATAAAAATACATGAAGTCGGTACCGATTGGTAAGCCTGTAGGCTGAATGCCGGAATAACGTCTTAACGTTACAGCACCCGCCGGTACAGTAGCACCCCAGTTAATAATGGATACTACATCGGTACCAAATGTAAACACCTGTTGGGTGTTAGCAGCAGGCACGGCTGGTGTAGCCACGGCTGCCGGTGGCAATGAAGTAGGTAAAAATTCATACGCACCCAGGTCAGGCACACCCTCTTTTAATGTTACCGGGCGCACATTGCCATTAAAGTCATAATTGTTATTCTCTATCTGCACCCCACGACCATGCATAGCCCATACGCCCGGCGCACTAATGTTAGGGCTTAATGTAGCATCGCTGGTAAAGGCAGGTGCATATACAATAGAATTTCTGTCAATATCAGTAGCTGTTTGCCATGCACTGAGGCTGTTATAAGTGGTAGAACCTACCTGCGCCAGCACAGTACCTGAGCTATACAGCATGTTATAATCGCTGTTGGTGTAACCGGCATTGCCAATACGCAGCGCCCTGCCACCGCCTGCATGCGTGAATATATTATTACGCAGGTAAGCCTGGTAGCTGCTGGTAGTATTGTTAATATACGCAGCAAAGTTGTTGGTAGCCGATGTGGCCGTGCTTTGTATAGAGTTGTTATAAGCCCTGGCAGCGGCACTGGTGGTAATATACCAGCCATAGGAGTTGGCAGCCGCTGTTTTAATGCTGATAACGTTGTTTTTAAACTGCAGGTAAGTAGTAGTGGCATTGTAAATACCGTATAAAGAAGCGGTATTACCACCCACTGCATTTACCAGGTTACCTTCTATTTTACCCGGCTCTGCGGTATTGGCAGTACAAACAGTAGTGTAAATACCATATGCCACACTGCTTGTTGTTGCAGTAGAAGTGATGGTAACCCGGTTTTTACTTAACTGGTAAGCCGCACTGTTGGAAGTATAGATGCCATAGAAAGCAGTATTCGCTGCCGGTGAGAATGGAATAGCAAGTGGCACTATGTTATCTGATACGCTAATGGTATCGCTATAATTGGTATAAATACCATATTGGTAAAAGCTTTGTACGGTATTGCCTGCGATAGTAACATTTACTCCACGTTTGGATGTAGTGCCCGCTATATGAATGCCACGTGCACCATTAATAATAGTATTACCTGCCAGCGTCAGTTTTTTACCCGTGAAGCTATTGCTGTATATTACCGATCCTGCTTCGGCAGTGTTGGTAGTAGCCACCCCGGTAACAATGCAATTGGCAATACTGTCAGATGATGCCGCACCTTTCAGCTCTATTACTTTTATAAAGCTGGTACCGGTGTTTATTACCGACATGGTTTTGAAGGTAATAAAGCTGGCAGTATCAAATAATACCACATAGTTGCTATCGGAAGTGCCCGGTGCAGAAACTTTTACCGAAGTAGCATCGCCATTAGCAGCCTGGAAAGTAACACGGCTAACATCTGAAGCACCCGGAATAGCTTTAAACGTAACTTTTTCGTTGTAGGTGCCAGGTGCCACATTAAATGTAACTGCACCCGTAATGCCACAGCTCATAGCAGAAACTGCACTGGCAAAAGAAGAGAAATCTGCTGTGCCCGTATTGGCAATAGAATACACGCCAGCCGGGAATGCAGCGTTCAAATCAATTTTAACCGAAGTAGAAGTAGCCGTTTTGCTACCACATATAATTACACAACGGTAATAGTTGCTTTTATACACAGGTATAGTAAGCTCAGGCACAAAGCTGGTATCACCCATATTGGTATAGGTGCCGGTTTCGGTAGTAGCTTCCTGCCATACATATCGCTGGTTACCGTTTACGGTGTTACCAGTAAGGGTAAATTTAATTTTAGTACCCATACAAATACCGGTGCGTGGAGTGGCATCTGCTGTTCCCGCAGTAATCACATCCGCACAACCAGGCACTGTAAATTCATAAGCGCCCACATCCGGCGTAGTAGTACTACGGGTGGTGCCTAAGATATCGTTGACAACACTTAATGGAGTGCCCGTGTTATCTAAGGGAGCAATGGTAGGCGTTAAATCACCCGCTGCTGCATTGGTGAAAACAGGATTTAACGTGGTAGAAGCGTAATCGTTTTTAGCAATATCCCTCCATTCAGCCAACGTAGCCCTTGCGCCAGAAAAATACCCGATATAGTTATTGCCGCCATCACTGCTGACATATAAGTTGTTTTTGTCGGCACGTAAAGGCGCTTCTTCTGAGGATGCAATGTATTCAGCATACTTGCTACCTGCGCCGCCCCTTACAATGTTCACAATGTTGTTGCGGAAATACACTTCACCGGTGTTAACGGTGTATATGCCACAGGTAACAGAACTGCTGTTAGAAGCACGGTTATCTAAAGAGAAGGTGTTGTGATAAATTCTCACAAACCTGCCCCAGTTATAATACAAACCGTACTGCGGCCCTTCACCATTCACATTGTAAATAATGTTATTGGTGATCCAGTTAGTGTAGGTATCATCCTGCTCGCTCACATAATCGAGGTAGAAACCGTAAAAAGTGCTGGTGGATGCAGGATTACCCCCAAATGGATTTGTAATGGTATTAGCGTTGATATGGACATCACCTACCGTATTTGCCATTCTGATACCAGTAAAGCTGGTTACCGTGTTACGGGTAGGGCGTGAAATAGTATTACCCTCGATGGTAAAAGAAATTACCGCATCACAGTATATACCTGTGCTATAGAAGTTAAGGATCTTGTTATTTAATATACGGTTGCGATACACCGGATCGTAATAAGGTGCCCCTACTACAGTTATACCATAATAGCCACCCATAATAGTGTTCTTTTCAAACAGGTTGTCGTGGCTACGGGCGCTATGACCATCTACATCATACTCAGCCAACGGATCATCATCCATTGCACTTAACACAATACCCACATAAGAGGTGGATGTTTTGGTAGTATCTGTAATGATGGTACTCCTACGAATAATATTGCTATCGGCATTATTAATCAGCTGTACGCCATAGCCATAAGTTCCGGAGCCGATGGCATTTACTACCAGGCTATCAAAAATGATATGCTTGATATTACGCAGTTTAATAACTGCACGTTCTTCCGAAACCGAACTGCTATATTTAATGGTATTGCCATTTCCTTTAAAAGTAACGGTATTAATAGCAGTAGCGCCTTTTACAGGACCACTCATTAGCAATTGCTCCTGGTAATCGCCGCTGTTAGGCGCAACTTCAAACACAATAGGGCCTGCGATACCACAGCTTAAAGCAGTATAGGCATCATTGAAACTGTGGTAGTTGCCACTGCCCGTAGGAAGCGCTTTATTAATAGTATAGGTACCTGCTGGCAGGAAAGGAGAAACGCTGATAGGCACGGCATTGGAAACAGAAGTTGCCGCACCGCAGGTTACCACTACACGGTAATACTGCAACACTCCTGTTGTAGTAAGATCAAGTGTAGGAGTAGGCAACGCACTACCCAGGTTGGTGTAAGTGCCGGTTTCGGTAGCACTGTATTGCCACTGGTAGGTTTGACCATAGCCGGAAGAGTTGCCGGTTAAATCAATATACAGTTTGGTATCCTGACAAATGCCGTTAGTAGAAGGTGTTGCTGTGCCTGCTGTAGCAGCGGCACAGCCCGCTGTAGTAAATTCCAGCGCACCTGCATCGGGGGTTGCTGCATTACGGTTTACATTATTAATATCTGTGGTAATAGCCACATTGGTACCTATGTTATCGATAGAAGAATTGGCAGGCGTTAAATTGCCAGCCGCTGCATTTACAAACAAAGGATCTGCCGAAAGCGAATGCGCATCCTGCCCGGCAGCTGCTGCAAAATCAGATACAAATAATTTACGTTGCCCGTTCACCATACCTACCTGGTTGGTTTCGCTGCGGGTAACATAATATACGTTGTGGTCGCCGCTGTTGGCAGAACCATCCACAAAAGAGATAGCCGTTTTAGGCATAATCCCTGTGCGGGTAATAGAAATAATATTGTTATTGAATTTAACACCGCTGGCCCCTTCCTGGTAATAACCAATGATGGGGTTGGTGCTGGCAACAGCCGAGCCATCGCCATCTAAAGAAATAGTATTGTGGTAAAAAAATACGCTTTGCGAATTCAGGTTGTAAATACCATACAGGCTACCACCACCATTTACATTGTAAATAAGGTTATTGCTTATGATGTTTTCTAATGAACCTATGGCGTTAGCCGTAGTTAAGTTGATACCATAAAAAGTAACATCCGGACTACCTCCGTCAAAGAAATGGCTGATCTTGTTTTTGCTGATCACCATTTTGGTGTTCAGATTGGTAATATAAATACCACTGATGCCCGACCAGTAGCTACTGGTAAGCCTTGCATCACGGGTGATGGTATTACCTTCTATTAAAGAGTTGAAAGAATAGGATACATAAATAGCAGCTGTATAAAAGTCTTTAATGATATTACCCTTAATAGAGTTGTTGCCATTGGCATTATCATAACTGCCAGACAGGGCAATACCGTAGTAACCACCGGTAATAGTATTGTTAGAAAAAGTATTATTATCACAAAACGCATCACCTGAAGCAGTGGGGTTGGTAGCGGATGAACTTACAGAGATACCAATATGGCTATTGCTGCCGGAAGTAGTATTCACCGTAATATTACAACCATTAATCACGTTAAAATCGGCATCGTTGGTTAACAGCACACCGTAGCTGTAACTGCTTCCGGTAGCAACGATGTTAATATTATTGAACGTAAAATAATCTGCACCGTCCAGTTTAATCACCGCACGATCAGCATTTTGGCTGGCGGCATAGGTAAGCGCTACACCATTACCGTTAAAGGTAACCGTGTTGGTTGCTGACATACCGGTGATATTTTTAAAAATCAATTGTTCGTTATAAGGATTGCTGCCTGCATCTACATTAAACACCACTGGCCCGCCAATTCCGCAACGAATAGCGTTATATGCATCGGTAAAAGAACGGAAGTTGGTAGTGCTGGCAGGAATTTTATTATTGATGGTATAAGTGCCGGAGAACGCACCGGGTACAATCACCTGCACGGGTGCAGATGTGGCAGTGCCTCCATTGGCACAGGTAACCACCGCACGATACCAGTTGCTGGCTGTTTGAGTTAATGTTTGTGTGGCAGAGGTAGCCCCGCTGATATCGCTAAAGCTGGTATTGTTGGGTGATGATTGCCACTGATAGGTTAAACCCGTAGCGGTAGAAGCGCCAGGTAAATTTACATGGAAGGTTTCGCCAGAGCACAGGCTGGCAATATCGGTAGCTGCTGTTCCGGCAACCAGGCTGGCGCTGGAACAAGGCGGCGCGGCTGACCAGTTAAAAATAACATTGGGCCTGCTGGTTTGTGTGCCTCTTTCATCCGTAGCAGGAATGCCACATTGAGGGCCATTAAAGTCTTCACCATAGGTTCTTGAACCGTTAAAGGTTAAACCCGTTGTCCATTCTACCAGCCTGTTGGCGCTGGTTAACATAGACTCAGACTGATCGTTACAGACTTCGATGATAATATTGTCGGCCCCGTTCCAGAAAAACGGAGAGCTTAATGTAAAGGAGTTTACACCTAATACAGGCATATAACTGGCAGAAGTGTAAATAACATTACTGGCTGTTGCCCAACCGGTAGTGCTTAATGAGCTGGCCGTGGTGGCGCCAATTTTAATGGTCATATTCTCTTCCGCAGAAAGCGCAGCATCGTAATACATACCCAGATCCAGCACGGTAAACTTAATTGCATTAATGGTTCCTGCAGTCATACCTGCTGCCGTCATTTCCGATGCACGGTACAGGAATTGTGTTCTGGTAGAATGCGAGGCGTCTGCAAAAGGGGTGGGATACTCCCAGTCGGAGTTAGAAGTTGTGCCCGTTCCTATTTTAGTATCCACCTGTGCCTGAACAGGTTTGATAGAGAGTAACAGTAAAAATGTTAAAAAAGTAACATAAATAACGTTCTTACAATTCTGCATAATATTCCCAGTTAGTGTTGGTAATTGCCAAAAGAAGTGTTGGTGGCTATTTCATGGGTTGCAACAGATTTTACACCAGTGGTAAAATTATCCAGTGTATCTGACGAAGTTGTAATTGGAAACATTCAAATAAAAAAATGAATGTAAACCCCTATTTTAGTGCCTGCTACCTCCCCAATTATGAAAAATGCCGCTGAGAAAACGGATATATAAAAATGTGGCATATGAAGTGGATTTGTACAAAACCTTGGCTATGGGCAGCCAAAAGCTGGATAGGCATGCTTTTGCTGCTATCGGGTTCTGTAGTATATGCACAGGATTTTATTGTTAACCCTACAGAACGAACCGATACCAACCTGATTAAAAGCTATCTCAAAAAATCGAAAGACTTTTTGGATACCCATCCGGACAGTAGTTATTACTATCTGAACCAGGCTATGATAAAAAGCTATACTGCCAATTACAGCAAAGGCATTATCGGTTCGCTTACCGAGCTGGCTGCTTTTCACTTTGGCAGCAGCACCGACCTGTCTATTAAGTACGGCAATATGGCTATGGTAGAATACTATGCCCGAAACTCGCCCAACTTTAATAATGTACTGTACCGGCTTTACAACATACTGGCCAAGGCGTACGAAACCAAAGGCTTAATAGATTCATCGGCCCGCTATTTCTACCTGATGAACGATGTAATAGAGGATGGTAAAATTCCGGCCAAATCGTACTTCGCTTTATCCTTATACACCCAGCTGGCCTTCTTCTGGTTGAACACCAACTGGGACATTAACGGTGGGTATATTGAACCAACCCAGTATTTTATTAATAAAGCGCGGATAGCCGATGAAGGTACCCGCGACAGTATTTCCGATCTCAATTTTGTTACCTACGCCCTGCAAGGGGCTTATTATTACAGCATAGGCAATTACGATTCTTCCTTGTATTGCCAGCAGGAATACATGCGGCTGCGTGTAAAACATAAATTAAACAACGCCACCTGGGATGCTGCCACGTACCTGAACATTGCCGAATGCTACATGTACCTGAACCAGCCAGCCAAAGCACTGGAATACATTCATAAAGAACTGGCGCTGAAAGAAGCACTGGCCAGTAATGTACGTTACCTGGCCCTGGGTTACTTAGCATTGTCCAAAGCTTACTTTATGCAAAAAGACTTTGGCCGCAGCGTAGCTACTTTTGAGAATGTATGGACCATGTACGACCCTGCCGATTTCCAGGGCCGTGAAATGATTGAAGCCTGTGGCACCGCTGCCGATGCCTATGCAGGCATGGGCAACCTGGCAAAAGCACTGGAATACAAAAACACTTATATACGCCTGAAAGACAGCCTGATGAAAAGCGATAAGGTGGATATGGTAAACAGGCTGCAAATTAAATACCGCATCAGCGAAAAAGATAAAGCACTGGCCCAGCAAAAGCTGGCCACTACACAAGCCGAAAACAGTGTGCGCCAGCGTAATATATGGATTGCGGGCATTTCTGTGCTTACCCTGGCCATTGCCGCCCTGTTTGTGTTATGGCAAAGAAACAACCGCCAGAAGCAACACCTGCAACAGGAAAAAATAAACAGCTTTCAGCAGCAAATAGAAATTGCACAACTAAATGCTACCATTGAAGGCGAAGAGCGCGAACGCTCGCGCATTGCCCGTGAGCTGCACGATGGCATTGGTGGCCTGATGGCGGGTGCGCGTATGAACTTTGAGATGATTAAGAAAACACATCACCTCGAAAACGAAAAGGATTACC encodes the following:
- a CDS encoding T9SS type B sorting domain-containing protein; translated protein: MQNCKNVIYVTFLTFLLLLSIKPVQAQVDTKIGTGTTSNSDWEYPTPFADASHSTRTQFLYRASEMTAAGMTAGTINAIKFTVLDLGMYYDAALSAEENMTIKIGATTASSLSTTGWATASNVIYTSASYMPVLGVNSFTLSSPFFWNGADNIIIEVCNDQSESMLTSANRLVEWTTGLTFNGSRTYGEDFNGPQCGIPATDERGTQTSRPNVIFNWSAAPPCSSASLVAGTAATDIASLCSGETFHVNLPGASTATGLTYQWQSSPNNTSFSDISGATSATQTLTQTASNWYRAVVTCANGGTATSAPVQVIVPGAFSGTYTINNKIPASTTNFRSFTDAYNAIRCGIGGPVVFNVDAGSNPYNEQLIFKNITGMSATNTVTFNGNGVALTYAASQNADRAVIKLDGADYFTFNNINIVATGSSYSYGVLLTNDADFNVINGCNITVNTTSGSNSHIGISVSSSATNPTASGDAFCDNNTFSNNTITGGYYGIALSGSYDNANGNNSIKGNIIKDFYTAAIYVSYSFNSLIEGNTITRDARLTSSYWSGISGIYITNLNTKMVISKNKISHFFDGGSPDVTFYGINLTTANAIGSLENIISNNLIYNVNGGGSLYGIYNLNSQSVFFYHNTISLDGDGSAVASTNPIIGYYQEGASGVKFNNNIISITRTGIMPKTAISFVDGSANSGDHNVYYVTRSETNQVGMVNGQRKLFVSDFAAAAGQDAHSLSADPLFVNAAAGNLTPANSSIDNIGTNVAITTDINNVNRNAATPDAGALEFTTAGCAAATAGTATPSTNGICQDTKLYIDLTGNSSGYGQTYQWQYSATETGTYTNLGSALPTPTLDLTTTGVLQYYRVVVTCGAATSVSNAVPISVSPFLPAGTYTINKALPTGSGNYHSFNDAYTALSCGIAGPIVFEVAPNSGDYQEQLLMSGPVKGATAINTVTFKGNGNTIKYSSSVSEERAVIKLRNIKHIIFDSLVVNAIGSGTYGYGVQLINNADSNIIRRSTIITDTTKTSTSYVGIVLSAMDDDPLAEYDVDGHSARSHDNLFEKNTIMGGYYGITVVGAPYYDPVYRNRILNNKILNFYSTGIYCDAVISFTIEGNTISRPTRNTVTSFTGIRMANTVGDVHINANTITNPFGGNPASTSTFYGFYLDYVSEQDDTYTNWITNNIIYNVNGEGPQYGLYYNWGRFVRIYHNTFSLDNRASNSSSVTCGIYTVNTGEVYFRNNIVNIVRGGAGSKYAEYIASSEEAPLRADKNNLYVSSDGGNNYIGYFSGARATLAEWRDIAKNDYASTTLNPVFTNAAAGDLTPTIAPLDNTGTPLSVVNDILGTTRSTTTPDVGAYEFTVPGCADVITAGTADATPRTGICMGTKIKFTLTGNTVNGNQRYVWQEATTETGTYTNMGDTSFVPELTIPVYKSNYYRCVIICGSKTATSTSVKIDLNAAFPAGVYSIANTGTADFSSFASAVSAMSCGITGAVTFNVAPGTYNEKVTFKAIPGASDVSRVTFQAANGDATSVKVSAPGTSDSNYVVLFDTASFITFKTMSVINTGTSFIKVIELKGAASSDSIANCIVTGVATTNTAEAGSVIYSNSFTGKKLTLAGNTIINGARGIHIAGTTSKRGVNVTIAGNTVQSFYQYGIYTNYSDTISVSDNIVPLAIPFSPAANTAFYGIYTSNSAAYQLSKNRVTITSTATTSSVAYGIYTTVCTANTAEPGKIEGNLVNAVGGNTASLYGIYNATTTYLQFKNNVISIKTAAANSYGWYITTSAAARAYNNSIQSTATSATNNFAAYINNTTSSYQAYLRNNIFTHAGGGRALRIGNAGYTNSDYNMLYSSGTVLAQVGSTTYNSLSAWQTATDIDRNSIVYAPAFTSDATLSPNISAPGVWAMHGRGVQIENNNYDFNGNVRPVTLKEGVPDLGAYEFLPTSLPPAAVATPAVPAANTQQVFTFGTDVVSIINWGATVPAGAVTLRRYSGIQPTGLPIGTDFMYFYVDADVPAAGAYSYSIKQPYFASWRGYIDNESRIRFGKTDAANVWSVEANSSVDIDANVISADNLSFLDKYSGLTNASIKSPYADVDSVRTDSSNMGTRFWVPYALGAEIDSLNVYVGGADTDADIVVKINGTTWIRNYHVPAHTFVLTDAIPNSGNSSALLTGEGWSDRGISIESNVAVAAYAYARGQGMGASMLMPAGIYGYEYYPTIYKQNIIGGDHTWISVIADYDNTTVEITPSVPTYAGRKAGVPFAVTLQRGEIYTLWGAAKSAFEGFDLSGTKIRAITNTDGSCAPVAVFSGAYDGFVNVCNPDSYFTPPFSDYMWVQNTPVQAWGTSYLTAPLPSRDDIAVGLPTVYRIAVKDATTIVKVNGVVQSTLENGYYTHVSSTADYIEASQPVMVTQMMASDNYECNIQSTMPDMTVLVPLNQGIRKAEFVRMKGNNNIADNYLNVIVPTEGVSSLFIDGSNTFDLTYPHPNKPGYTVVVKRWVGADAVDSIRSTYPVQAMLLGRSIYGGAYSYTVGAVINNLQTMPGITNVYDSSGNYSAYTCVGTPFHISIRLAVKPDVLTWKLSEITNITPAADVVQYGPVEDSTTVIDGKTYYAYSLPGEYVFSQTGVYKIPVSFEHSSIGSCNHTAQTKLPVTVKGKPQVSFTVNYTGCQSDIAYFHPTASNESNSPVKYWKWNINDTVLTEQEPAYQLINNTITADTTYAVKLLAISEDGCVADAANNVTVKPEVQLAVDNDSVATCSNSTVSFAVTAPATGVTYNWYAAETGGAPVHTGATYSFAAPATNTYIYLEAVNTNGCTTAPRLRLVVTSFATLAIPVVIVDSAGVNVVRFAWASVTDAIGYEVSIDGGATWTTPSSGSTGLTHTVAGLLPGKEVTILVRAIAALPCRNATSTAVTGATIMDQIFAATGFTPNGDGLNDVFIIRGGVISSMHLAIFNQWGEKIFETNNKEEGWKGDYKGQIQPSGVYMYVANIVLVDGSSITKKGSVNLVR